CGGTATGAAGAAGCTCTACCTGCTGATCGTTTGTTGTATCCTTTCTTCCATTACATGGGCGCAAAAGAATGGTTTGGTAAAAGGCAATGCTGTGGACACCCTGCTAAAACAGCCAGTGGTATCAGCCACCGTTACCCTGTTACTGAAAAAAGACAGCTCACTGGTTGCCTTTACCATGACTGATAGCAAAGGCCAGTTTGAAATGACCGGTTTGCCCAATGGCGACTACCGCCTGTTGATCACTCATGTGAATTACCACAATACCAGCCAACCCTTTACACTTGACGACACCCATAAACAGGTTAACCTGGGAAACCTTATTATGAACGATGTTACCCGGGTATTAAGTGAAGTGGTGGTTACTGCCGAAGCCCCGCCGGTAACTTTACTGGATGATACGGTACAATATAACGCCGGTTCTTTTAAAACCATCCCCAATGCTACCGTTGAACAGTTGTTAAAGAAGATGCCGGGCCTTAAAGTGGAAAAGGACGGTACCGTGAAGGCCCAGGGCCAGGAAGTAAAGAAAGTACTGGTTGATGGCAAGGAGTTTTTTGGCAAGGATCCCAAGATTGCCACGCGCAACCTGCCCGCGGATGCGGTTGATAAAGTACAGGTGTTTGATAAAATGAGCGACCAGGCGCAGCTGACCGGTTTTGATGATGGCAACAGTGAAAAGACCATCAACCTGAAACTAAAGAAAGACAAAAAGAAAGGCATGTTCGGGAAAGTGACGGCAGGCGGCGGTACCAACGATCGCTATGAAGGTAAGTTTAATGTAAACTCCTTTCAAGGCGCCCGCCAGTTTTCGATAATAGGCATGGGCAACAACACCAATGCTGAAGGTTTTTCCTTTATGGATATGCTGAGCTTTAACGGCGGCATGAACAGCTCACCGGGCGGCGGTATGGGCGGTATTCAAATAGATATCAAAGACGCTGGCCCCACCAACTCCACCGATAACGGCAACGGAATAAGAAACATTTGGGGTGGTGGCTTTAATTACAACAACCTCATCGGCAATAAAACCCAATTTACCAGCAATTACTTTTACAACCACTATAACCCCAATACGGAAAGTCATATTCAACGGAAATACTTTCTGCCCGATTCCTCCTATTTCTATAACCAGAACTCCTTTGTAAAGAATGTGAATAACAGCCATCAGTTAAACCTGAGCGCCGATATTCAACTCGACTCTTTTACTTCCATAAAAATATCACCCTCACTGGGCTATCAGCAAACAGGCACAGTAACCCGGAGCGATTATAACCTGTTGTCATTAGACCAAACACCGGGCACCAGTGGCAGCAGTTACAATGTCACTAATAACCATGGGTATAATTTCCGTAATGACCTGCTGGTTCGCCGGAAGTTTCGCCGGGCCGGCCGCACCCTGTCGTTAAGTTTGCAGAACAATGCCAATGCCAGTGATGGTGATGGCAGCCTTATCTCCAACAATACCTATCGCAACACCCTGGGGGTGGTTACCAGAACAGATTCCATCCAGCAGCAGAATGTCAACAGCAGTGATTTGAACAGTTATACCGCGCGGCTGGTTTATACCGAACCCATTTTTAAAAGATCGTTGCTGGAATTTAGTGTGGCCAAAAGCAATAGTAAGAGCACCGCACAGAAAACAACCTATGACTATAATGCCTATAGTGGCAAATATGACAGGTTGAACGATCGCTACAGCAATGATTATGAAAACAGCTATGGCTATAACTCGGCCGGTATTCGCTGGCGGGTGCAATTAAGAAAATTCAATGCTTCGGCCGGGGTGAACTGGCAACAGGCCGAACTGGAAGGAAAGACCCTGGTATTGGGTAAAGACTCCACGTTGAATAAAACCTTTTATAATTTGCTGCCTAATGCCCGGTTGCAATATAACTTCACCAAATTCCGCAGCCTGATGCTGAATTACAACACCAGCACCAATCAGCCAACGGTATCACAATTACAACCGGTGCCAGATAACAGCGACCCGCTGAATATAAAAGCAGGTAATGCCGATTTAAAACAGGAACTAACCCATGCCATTCAACTCCACTACTTTTCGGTAAACCCATTTAAGAACCGGAACCTGTTTGCATTCTTTAATGTACGCCGCACCGATAACAAGATCGTTAATTCCGATTTCATTGATTCGGTAGGTGTAAAAACAACCCGGCCGGTAAACGTGAATGGCGCGTATGATATTTCGGGCGATGTAAATGTTGGCTTGCCTGTTCGTTTATGGAAAGGCACCATCAACTTCAGCACCAATGGCGGCTATACAAAAAATAAAACGTTTATAAATGGTGCGCAGAATTTGATCAGTTCCTGGAATATTGGTCCGGATGTAAGGCTTGGAATAAATGCAACGGAGAAACTGGAACTGGCGCTAACAGCAGGCATTAATTACTATAAAACGCAATACAGTTTACAGGGATCGTTAAACACAGAATACCTGAACCAGGTATACAGCACAGAAGTAAACTGGCAGCTGCCCCACAACTTTTACTTTAATACCGAGTTTACCTACACCATCAACAGTCAGCGCGCCAGCGGGTTCAATACCAGGGTGCCGTTATGGAATGCGTTTATCAGCGAACAGTTCTTACGCTTTAATCGTGGCGAACTCAGGCTTTCGGCTTTTGACCTGCTGAAACAAAACATTGGCGTAAGCCGCAGTACCAGTCAGAATTATATCGAAGACAAGCGGGTGAGAAACCTGCAACGCTTTTTCCTGTTGAGCTTTACCTATAACCTTACTAAAAACAGGTTGAGCCCCTCAGGCGGCTTCCGCAGCATACATATGATTGGCGGATAGTATATAAGATGGATTTTGGCATGGTAGCAAAATTGCAGTGTATGGAATGAAATCCACAAACACTATTACCATGTCAAAAAGTACTACAGCCGCAGCACCGGAAATCCATATAGAAGGAATGGGTTCCATCCCTCACGAGAATGGCGTATTCTTCAGAGTTTGGGCGCCACATGCAAAAAAGGTATTTGTTACCGGCGAGTTTAATAACTGGTCAAAGAATAAACACCCTATGACGCATGAAGGCAATGGGTATTGGGGCCTGAATATTCCTGACGCCAAAGCAGGGAATCAATATAAATACATTCTGCAAACAGATATGGGTTTGCTGCACCGCAACGACCCGTATGCAAGGGAATTAACCAACTCCGCGGGTAACTCCATTATCACCGATCCGCACTTTGAATGGACGGACCATGACTTTAAAATGCCATCCTGGAATGAGTTGGTGATCTATGAAATGCACATTGGCACATTCAATGTAAAGGAAGACGGGAAGCCCGGTACTTTTGAAACCGCCCGGCAACGGCTGGGGTATTTAAAAGCGCTGGGTGTGAACGCCCTTGAAATCATGCCTGCCACCGAATTTCCGGGTGGTATTTCCTGGGGGTATAATTTGTCTCACCCGTATGCTATTGAATCAGATTATGGCGGTGTAAAGGGTTTTAAAGAACTCATCAATGCTGCCCATGAATTGGGGATTGCCATTATTCTGGATGTGGTGTATAACCATTTTGGGCCTTCAGACCTTGACCTGTGGCAATTTGATGGCTGGAGCGAGAATGGAGCAGGTGGGATCTACTTCTACCAGGACTGGCGGGCTGAAACGCCCTGGGGCCATACCCGGCCCGATTATGGGCGCCCCGAAGTCAGGCAGTACCTGCGCGACAATGCCCTGATGTGGCTGGAAGATTATCATATAGACGGCCTGCGTACCGATGCGCTGCTTTTTGTGCGGAATGCCCAGGGTAAAAATTTACCTGAAGCCGATCTTCCCGAAGGATGGACGTTAATGAAATGGATAAATGAAGAAGTGAAAAAACGTTTTCCCTGGAAGATCACCATTGCCGAAGACCTGCAGGACAATGAATGGATCACTAAAGGAACGGAAGATAACGGGGAAGGGTTCAATACCCAATGGGACCCTGCTTTTACCTTCAGCGTGCGGGATGTTTTGAAGGTACCTGAAGATGAGCACCGCGACCTGGACAAGATACAATTTGCCATTAACCATAATTTTAATGGCGATGCCTTTCAACGGGTGATCTATACAGAATCGCACGATGATGTGGCCAATGGTAAAACGCGGGTACCGGAAGAAATAACACCGGGCGATGCGCAGAGCTGGTTTGCCAAAAAGCGATCGGTGCTGGGGGCTGTGCTGGTTTTTACGGCGGCCGGCATACCCATGATTTTCCAGGGTCAGGAATTTGTGGAAGGCGGCTGGTTTGATGACACCAGGCCTCTTGACTGGTCGAAGTTCAGCGACTTTAAAGGTATTGCCCGCCTGTACCGCGATTGTATAAGTTTACGGCGCAATATGGAAGGGCTCACCAAAGGACTATCGGGCCAGCATACACGCATCATACATGTAAACAATGAAGATAAAGTAATAGCCTTTCACCGCTGGTACGAGGGCGGACCAAAAGACAGTACCATTGTTGTTTTGAACTTTATGAATAAGGAGCATAAGGACTATGTGATTGGCGTACCGGAAGAAGGGGTATGGAAAGTACGGTTCAACAGTGACTGGAAAGGGTATGATGAATCGTTTACTGATGCGGCTGTGTTTGATGTGGAAACGTTTACAAGCAGCAAAGATGAACAGGAGTTCAGTATATCCTTAAACATGGGACCTTATAATGCATTGATCCTTTCAAGGGATTAAATAAAAGAGGGCCGGATAGACATCCAGCCCCGTATTAATCCAATATCCTATGAAAAACCAATTGAATTTAATATCAAAATTTCATATAACCTATGACCATCATCATCGAAAACAGAAGTTTATCTATTTATTGATTAACGCTAAGTTTTTTGAAGTAATGCAGCGAATGAAATACTACGTAATAAGTTTAGAGAAAGATAAAGGCCCCGAAGAATCGGGGCCTCGTGTTAATCCAATATCCTATGAAAAACCTTAATGAAAATAGAATGAATTGTACAGCTTTTTGATGACGGCCATCATTATGTTTTTATGATTGTGGCAATGCTTTTTAAAAGCAATACTATATGCGAAAACAGGAATACCGGTATTAGTTCATATGTATGGTGTTTCTTCCGCCACTACGTTGCATTTCCTGCATTGTTTTATCCCGTTCTTTAGAAAATTCCTCAGCCGTTACCTTTTTACCTTTTTTAGGCTCTTTAATGGCAGCCATATCAACTTTGGGCGATACTTCCACCGCTTTATAGGTGGTGTTACCGTTAACATCGATCTGTAAAATTAATCCCGGTAGCTGGCCTTCAAAGTCGGGGCCGGCCGAAACGGGAATAGCCGGCGTAAACCAGGCAACTATGTTGCTGGTATCCGGTACCTCTTTCCGGTTCATAACACCGTTTTCCATGGAGATCATGTTGCGTTTGCCTGACCGCATGGTAGTTGCCTGCTGGCATGCATACCCCAGGATGTTTTTAGTTTCACCGGTAAGCTTCCAGTTCAATTTGCGAACACTATCGGAAACCAGGTATTGTTTGGCGGCAAACTCCTTTTGTTCAACCTTACGGCTTTCGGTAAAATTGAGCCAGGTGATGTCATCGTCACCCATCCCAACGTGAAACCGGATGCCGTTATCGTTGCCGAATTCGGGTGGTGTATTATCTTCCAGGGACCGGCGCAGCATCTGGTTGTTACCGAACAGTACCTCCAGCTTTATTACATGTGTACGCTCCTGCGGGGGTGGGGCCATTTCCATCCCGGGCCCGCCGCCAGCTACATCGGTGCGGAGCATCATTTTGCGGGTAAAGTCATACACTACCCGGCCGCTTTGCTGCTGTGCCCATGCGTGCCCGCAGATCAATAAACCTGTTATCAAGTATATCGCTTTCATATTCATTATTATTTGTTTCAAAACTATTGCAGGGGCCAACGGTAACAGGTTAATGCACCTTTG
The Niastella koreensis GR20-10 genome window above contains:
- a CDS encoding alpha-amylase family glycosyl hydrolase, with the translated sequence MKSTNTITMSKSTTAAAPEIHIEGMGSIPHENGVFFRVWAPHAKKVFVTGEFNNWSKNKHPMTHEGNGYWGLNIPDAKAGNQYKYILQTDMGLLHRNDPYARELTNSAGNSIITDPHFEWTDHDFKMPSWNELVIYEMHIGTFNVKEDGKPGTFETARQRLGYLKALGVNALEIMPATEFPGGISWGYNLSHPYAIESDYGGVKGFKELINAAHELGIAIILDVVYNHFGPSDLDLWQFDGWSENGAGGIYFYQDWRAETPWGHTRPDYGRPEVRQYLRDNALMWLEDYHIDGLRTDALLFVRNAQGKNLPEADLPEGWTLMKWINEEVKKRFPWKITIAEDLQDNEWITKGTEDNGEGFNTQWDPAFTFSVRDVLKVPEDEHRDLDKIQFAINHNFNGDAFQRVIYTESHDDVANGKTRVPEEITPGDAQSWFAKKRSVLGAVLVFTAAGIPMIFQGQEFVEGGWFDDTRPLDWSKFSDFKGIARLYRDCISLRRNMEGLTKGLSGQHTRIIHVNNEDKVIAFHRWYEGGPKDSTIVVLNFMNKEHKDYVIGVPEEGVWKVRFNSDWKGYDESFTDAAVFDVETFTSSKDEQEFSISLNMGPYNALILSRD
- a CDS encoding outer membrane beta-barrel protein, producing MKKLYLLIVCCILSSITWAQKNGLVKGNAVDTLLKQPVVSATVTLLLKKDSSLVAFTMTDSKGQFEMTGLPNGDYRLLITHVNYHNTSQPFTLDDTHKQVNLGNLIMNDVTRVLSEVVVTAEAPPVTLLDDTVQYNAGSFKTIPNATVEQLLKKMPGLKVEKDGTVKAQGQEVKKVLVDGKEFFGKDPKIATRNLPADAVDKVQVFDKMSDQAQLTGFDDGNSEKTINLKLKKDKKKGMFGKVTAGGGTNDRYEGKFNVNSFQGARQFSIIGMGNNTNAEGFSFMDMLSFNGGMNSSPGGGMGGIQIDIKDAGPTNSTDNGNGIRNIWGGGFNYNNLIGNKTQFTSNYFYNHYNPNTESHIQRKYFLPDSSYFYNQNSFVKNVNNSHQLNLSADIQLDSFTSIKISPSLGYQQTGTVTRSDYNLLSLDQTPGTSGSSYNVTNNHGYNFRNDLLVRRKFRRAGRTLSLSLQNNANASDGDGSLISNNTYRNTLGVVTRTDSIQQQNVNSSDLNSYTARLVYTEPIFKRSLLEFSVAKSNSKSTAQKTTYDYNAYSGKYDRLNDRYSNDYENSYGYNSAGIRWRVQLRKFNASAGVNWQQAELEGKTLVLGKDSTLNKTFYNLLPNARLQYNFTKFRSLMLNYNTSTNQPTVSQLQPVPDNSDPLNIKAGNADLKQELTHAIQLHYFSVNPFKNRNLFAFFNVRRTDNKIVNSDFIDSVGVKTTRPVNVNGAYDISGDVNVGLPVRLWKGTINFSTNGGYTKNKTFINGAQNLISSWNIGPDVRLGINATEKLELALTAGINYYKTQYSLQGSLNTEYLNQVYSTEVNWQLPHNFYFNTEFTYTINSQRASGFNTRVPLWNAFISEQFLRFNRGELRLSAFDLLKQNIGVSRSTSQNYIEDKRVRNLQRFFLLSFTYNLTKNRLSPSGGFRSIHMIGG
- a CDS encoding GLPGLI family protein, which produces MKAIYLITGLLICGHAWAQQQSGRVVYDFTRKMMLRTDVAGGGPGMEMAPPPQERTHVIKLEVLFGNNQMLRRSLEDNTPPEFGNDNGIRFHVGMGDDDITWLNFTESRKVEQKEFAAKQYLVSDSVRKLNWKLTGETKNILGYACQQATTMRSGKRNMISMENGVMNRKEVPDTSNIVAWFTPAIPVSAGPDFEGQLPGLILQIDVNGNTTYKAVEVSPKVDMAAIKEPKKGKKVTAEEFSKERDKTMQEMQRSGGRNTIHMN